A window from Meiothermus sp. CFH 77666 encodes these proteins:
- a CDS encoding sulfite oxidase-like oxidoreductase produces MFGNFFKPKNLDTHRVPPGQVLTEKFPVLTYGPTPTVRPEEVRFEIKGQVEEPKTLSWADLMALPQSNLTADFHCVTRWSKLDVQWSGIRVPDLMQQVKLKPQARAVLVHCYGGYTTNLTLEDFLLEQNLLAHTLFGQPIPRDHGGPLRLVVPHLYAWKSAKWVRALEFLDKEELGFWEVNGYHRRGDPWKEERFSD; encoded by the coding sequence ATGTTTGGCAACTTCTTCAAGCCCAAAAACCTCGACACCCACCGTGTACCCCCCGGCCAGGTGCTCACCGAGAAATTCCCGGTACTGACCTACGGCCCCACCCCCACCGTACGCCCCGAGGAGGTGCGCTTTGAAATCAAGGGACAGGTGGAGGAGCCCAAAACCCTGAGCTGGGCAGACCTGATGGCCCTCCCGCAGTCCAACCTGACCGCCGATTTCCACTGTGTAACCCGCTGGAGCAAGCTGGACGTGCAGTGGAGCGGTATTCGCGTGCCGGACCTCATGCAGCAGGTCAAACTCAAACCCCAGGCCCGGGCGGTGCTGGTTCACTGCTACGGCGGCTACACCACCAACCTCACCCTGGAAGACTTTTTGCTCGAGCAAAACCTGCTGGCGCACACGCTTTTTGGCCAGCCTATCCCCCGCGACCACGGCGGCCCCCTGCGACTGGTGGTGCCCCACCTCTACGCCTGGAAAAGCGCCAAGTGGGTGCGGGCCCTCGAGTTTCTGGACAAAGAGGAACTCGGCTTCTGGGAGGTCAACGGCTACCACCGCCGGGGCGACCCCTGGAAAGAAGAGCGCTTTAGCGACTAG
- a CDS encoding DUF190 domain-containing protein — MKLQGEAKLVRIFLGESDKWQGRPLYEAIVLEAKKAGLAGATVFKGFMGFGAHSRIHTAKILQLSEDLPICIEIVDAEEKIQQFLPTLDQMVREGLITMEKVEVIQYRSR, encoded by the coding sequence GTGAAGCTACAAGGGGAAGCCAAGCTGGTGCGGATTTTTCTGGGCGAGTCGGACAAGTGGCAGGGGCGGCCATTGTACGAGGCGATTGTCCTCGAGGCCAAAAAAGCGGGCCTGGCCGGAGCCACAGTCTTCAAAGGCTTCATGGGTTTTGGCGCTCACTCCCGCATCCACACCGCCAAAATTTTGCAACTCTCCGAAGACCTGCCCATCTGCATCGAGATTGTAGATGCCGAAGAGAAAATCCAGCAGTTTCTACCCACCCTGGACCAGATGGTGCGGGAGGGGCTTATCACCATGGAAAAAGTCGAGGTGATTCAGTACCGTTCGCGCTAA
- the crcB gene encoding fluoride efflux transporter CrcB, with protein MERYLLVMLGGAIGAMLRYGLGAWVQGLSGPGFPWSTFLINLTGSFLIGIVLRLSLEGALSPEWRLFLAVGVLGGYTTFSTFSWETLTLVQQGEWFKAFLYVVGSVVLGFGMVFLAYRWAGRLL; from the coding sequence GTGGAGCGCTACTTGCTGGTCATGCTGGGCGGGGCCATTGGCGCGATGTTGCGCTATGGGCTGGGGGCCTGGGTGCAGGGCCTCAGTGGGCCGGGGTTTCCCTGGAGTACCTTTCTGATCAACCTAACCGGTAGCTTTCTTATCGGCATTGTGCTGCGCCTGAGCCTGGAAGGGGCCCTGAGCCCGGAGTGGCGGCTGTTTCTGGCGGTGGGGGTGCTGGGGGGTTACACCACCTTCTCCACCTTTAGCTGGGAAACCCTTACGCTGGTGCAACAGGGAGAGTGGTTCAAGGCTTTCTTGTACGTGGTGGGCAGTGTGGTGCTGGGGTTTGGAATGGTCTTTTTGGCCTACCGCTGGGCTGGGAGGTTGTTGTGA
- a CDS encoding DUF4384 domain-containing protein, with protein MRFLGIPLVLLLLAGCAPQLGVSDNQRREWGLQPIISGFAPDRGEGGQYKLRERVFFSFTLSQPGYVTLVTMDSDGTTVVLERNVQLPAGRHTFPLATDRNAQGQATYLVVPPLGPSRFRLLYSNIPATNRELFRGKLSNEDFNRHTQAYLSEAPVRDVAETWMEAVQ; from the coding sequence ATGAGATTTTTGGGTATCCCGTTGGTCTTGCTCTTGCTGGCAGGTTGTGCCCCGCAGCTTGGAGTTAGCGATAATCAGCGCCGGGAATGGGGTTTGCAGCCCATCATTAGCGGCTTTGCGCCCGACCGGGGCGAGGGGGGCCAGTACAAGCTGCGCGAACGGGTGTTTTTCAGCTTTACCCTGAGCCAGCCGGGCTACGTGACGCTTGTCACGATGGACTCCGACGGTACTACGGTGGTACTCGAGCGCAACGTACAACTGCCCGCCGGACGGCACACCTTCCCCCTGGCCACCGACCGCAACGCCCAGGGCCAGGCCACCTACCTGGTGGTGCCGCCTTTGGGGCCCTCCCGCTTTAGGCTCCTGTACAGCAATATCCCGGCCACCAACCGCGAGTTATTCCGGGGCAAACTGAGCAACGAGGATTTCAACCGCCACACCCAGGCCTACCTGAGCGAGGCCCCGGTGCGCGACGTGGCCGAGACCTGGATGGAGGCGGTGCAGTGA